In Bacteroidota bacterium, the genomic stretch ATGCAAATATCAGTGCAATAGGACGGTTATTATTTCCCGGTGCTTATTTATGTATTTCTTCTAATAGTGAAAATGTAGTACAACAATATTTAGCAATTGATACCGGCAATTTTATTGATGCATCGGATATGCCAAATTACAGCGATAATGAAGGTATAGTTGCGATATTGGATTTGGCTTTAAATGAAATTGACAGATTACATTTTTATGATGACTGGCATTATGCATTATTATCTGACCAAAATGGTGTTTCACTCGAAAGGGTAAATTACGACTACACCACGCAAGACCAAAACAACTGGCATAGCGCGGCGGCAGATGTACATTATGGTACTCCGGGATATCAAAACTCTGTATTTGGCAATTATACCTCAGCCGGTTCCGTTGATGTGGAATACCCTGTATTTTCGCCTGATGGAGACGGGTATCACGATTTGCTGGTAGTTACCTATAATACCGAAGAAGCGGGTTTTACCGGCAACTTTAAAATATATTCTGCTCAGGGAAAATTTGTGAAAGAACTGGCCAATAATTTCACCTTAAGCCGCGAAGGTTTTTTAACCTGGGATGGCGTTAATGATGCAGGCGAAGAAATTGCTTCAGGTATTTATATTATTTATGCTGAATTATTTGATCTTAATGGCAATACAAAAGCATATAAAGTGAAATGTACTTTGGTTAGGAAACAGTAATTATTGTATCGTAATAAATTCTTTTACAGCCATTTCTTTTTCGAATTTAATTCCCGTTAATTCAAACAACTGCTTTTCCATTTCTTCAATTGTAGCAACATTTTTATAAGTAAATGAATATTTTCCCATGTCATTACCATTATAACTAAAAAATGTTTTATATTTTTTTTCGAGAAGATAAGCAATTTGCTCGAGCGACAATCGGGTAATAACAACACTGTCGCCAATAATTTGAACCATGCCGCCACCTTCAATTGGTTCGAGATAGTGATTTAACTTTTTTGTATCTGCAACTTTTAATTCATATAAATTGATTTCCTTTTTTTCTGTAGCAATAGAAAAATTGAACATCAATCCTAAATCCGATTTAATTTTTTCTGAAACCACTTTATACGTCATAGCCGGGTTTTGGCTTTTTGCGATGAGGTCGATATAAATGGTATCTAATTTTTCTACAGTATTATTAAATTGTAATGCAGGTAAATTGAGCATGTCCTGAAGTAATTCACTAACCGTAACTGCACGATATTCAATATTAATGGCACTATCAACGCGGGGACCTTTTTGTGAAACCACAAAATAATCATCCGGATCAACACTATAGCCGAGTTGATATAACATTAAGTTGTTTGACTGTTTAGGCGCTTGGTTTGTTTTATAATATTTTCCTGCAAAAGCACCGGTTGCAATTTGAGGGTTAATGGAATTGTTGAGTAAATAATCATCAATTACCGGCTCAAGATTTTTGCTATCTCCAACCCATAGAAGTACACCATTTGGAGCTATTAAACAGGTGAGTGGTCGTGCATCAATTTCAAATAAGGTGAAAACCGATTTATTGTTATCTATAAAATAATCAAAAGCATAATTATTGTTTTTGATAAAATTATTTACCCGATCCGGTTTTTCATCGCTTAAGGCAATTATCTGAATACGATTTTCATATTTGGAAGTTATTTCATTTAAATGTGGAAATGCGGCAATACATGGTCCGCACCAGGTTGCCCAAAAATCGATTACCAAGGGTTTGCTTGATTGCAAATCACTTTTATTCAGAGCAGTGAGTTGGTAATTTTCAAGATGTAAGGTATCGCCAATTTTAATGTGGTTCGGTTGCCCAACACATAAACTTGTTATTGAAAACAAAATAATCAGGAAATAGATATGTCGAGGAGTATTTATTGCAATCATGCTGCAAATGTATTGTTTTGAAAAAAGTTTGTCGGGAGTGGAACACAAATTTTAGATTACTATGACAGTGAATATACCCGCTAATGCACTTCATGAGGGTAAAAAAAGGGTTCGAATTACGGATTCTCGCAAAAAAGGACTAAAAAACCGCCAAAATGAGGCATTTTTTGCAACAAATGGCTGCCAACTGCCAATCAATTGTAATTAACGATAAACCCCATTTCTCATTTGGGACTAACCCGTTGTATTGAGCATCTGTTAAGCAGCACCTTTGAATCACTAAACAAAACATTATGAAAAACTTATTATTAGTATTACCGGCAATTATCCTTTTTTACGCAAACACATTTGCTCAAACATCTTCAAACGAAGTAACCCCTGCTGATCAGTATCAACGAGCCATAACCATTCAGCCATTTTCTCCGGTTACCGGCTCACTCAAATTTAATTACAATCAGGTTTTACAAAAAAATGTTACACTCGATCTTGGGGTTGGTTTAATAGGCCCTAATGTGAGTGACGACTTTATTAATAACAAGGGTGTTTCATTAAAAGCAGGTGCGAAATTATATTTCAATCCGGATTATTATTCAGACGGATTAAAAAAATACAGTGATTTTCAGGGAGGATACTTTGAGCCTGAATTAGCTGTTGTATATTTTATCGCTCCTTCCGAATATGAACAAGGAAAGATGCTTATGCAGGTACTGCATTATTATTAAATGTAGGCAAACAAAAAGTAGTAGGTAAAAGAGTATTACTTGACTATTGGATTGGTGCCGGTTATGGTGTTAATATTTTTG encodes the following:
- a CDS encoding TlpA family protein disulfide reductase; the encoded protein is MIAINTPRHIYFLIILFSITSLCVGQPNHIKIGDTLHLENYQLTALNKSDLQSSKPLVIDFWATWCGPCIAAFPHLNEITSKYENRIQIIALSDEKPDRVNNFIKNNNYAFDYFIDNNKSVFTLFEIDARPLTCLIAPNGVLLWVGDSKNLEPVIDDYLLNNSINPQIATGAFAGKYYKTNQAPKQSNNLMLYQLGYSVDPDDYFVVSQKGPRVDSAINIEYRAVTVSELLQDMLNLPALQFNNTVEKLDTIYIDLIAKSQNPAMTYKVVSEKIKSDLGLMFNFSIATEKKEINLYELKVADTKKLNHYLEPIEGGGMVQIIGDSVVITRLSLEQIAYLLEKKYKTFFSYNGNDMGKYSFTYKNVATIEEMEKQLFELTGIKFEKEMAVKEFITIQ